A portion of the Paenibacillus marchantiae genome contains these proteins:
- a CDS encoding methionine ABC transporter ATP-binding protein: protein MISLYGVSKRYNERGSREDQGFEALSSVSLEVGQGEIHGIIGSSGAGKSTLLRMLNGLEKPDDGEVIVNGQHLTRMSEPSLRQVRRSIGMIFQHFNLVSNRTVSGNVCMPLELAGVSRTERVARGLEVLRFVGLEDKANQYPAQLSGGQKQRVAIARALASRPDVLLCDEPTSSLDPQTTSGILDVLRHVNETLGVTIVLVTHEMEVARKLCDRISVMKEGRIIKTLSEAEVRSIPAPKPDLLTSLLMGEDVSMSGRNTSIHGDQEDHNDDT, encoded by the coding sequence ATGATTTCATTATACGGGGTAAGCAAGCGTTACAACGAGCGTGGGTCCCGTGAAGATCAGGGATTCGAAGCGTTAAGCTCGGTTTCTCTAGAAGTAGGCCAGGGAGAGATCCACGGCATTATCGGCTCTAGTGGTGCAGGGAAATCCACACTTCTGCGCATGCTCAATGGATTGGAAAAGCCTGATGACGGCGAAGTCATTGTGAATGGGCAGCATTTGACCCGGATGAGTGAGCCGAGTCTGCGTCAGGTACGGAGGTCCATTGGCATGATTTTTCAGCACTTCAATCTCGTCAGCAATCGAACGGTAAGTGGCAATGTCTGCATGCCTCTGGAACTCGCTGGCGTCTCTCGGACAGAGCGGGTTGCACGAGGACTTGAGGTATTGAGATTTGTCGGACTTGAAGATAAGGCCAACCAGTATCCTGCGCAGTTAAGCGGAGGGCAAAAGCAACGTGTTGCCATCGCCAGAGCACTTGCCAGCCGCCCGGATGTGCTGCTCTGTGATGAACCAACATCTTCGCTTGATCCGCAGACCACGAGTGGAATTCTGGATGTGCTGCGTCATGTCAATGAAACGCTGGGGGTAACTATTGTACTCGTTACACATGAGATGGAGGTTGCCCGAAAGCTCTGCGACCGGATATCGGTGATGAAAGAGGGACGGATCATCAAAACGCTGTCGGAAGCGGAAGTAAGAAGCATACCGGCACCGAAGCCTGATCTTTTAACATCCTTGTTGATGGGTGAAGATGTATCCATGAGCGGACGAAATACCTCTATTCATGGCGATCAGGAGGACCATAATGATGATACCTGA
- the fabF gene encoding beta-ketoacyl-ACP synthase II — protein MERVVITGMGIISPLGNDVHTFWNGLVEGKSGVSPIEAFDTTSYKTKIAGMVRDFDGEERFGRKEARRMDRFVQFAVAAADQALSDSGLEMEHVDRERVGVYIGSGIGGIQTLMEQGKLLSERGPARVSPTLVPMMISNMAAAMVSMRFGCWGPTLSPVTACSIGNTAIGEAFRLIRHGGADVIFAGGTEAAVTEVSLASFGNATALSTRNEAYEGASRPFDAGRDGFVMAEGAGVLVVESLSHALARGANILAEIVGYGASSDAYHMVATHPEGRGAYLAMKAALADAQLQPQDIDVINAHATSTEAGDLSETRAIKQLFGAEAYHIPVTANKSMTGHMLGAAGGAEAISLIQSLRSGIIPPTINQEQSDPECDLDYVPNVAREADLKIGMSNSFGFGGHNAVIILQKYSS, from the coding sequence ATGGAGCGTGTTGTTATTACAGGAATGGGGATTATCTCTCCTTTGGGGAATGATGTGCATACATTTTGGAATGGATTGGTGGAAGGCAAATCAGGAGTTTCGCCAATTGAAGCGTTTGATACAACGTCCTATAAAACGAAGATAGCAGGGATGGTCCGTGATTTTGACGGAGAAGAACGGTTTGGACGGAAGGAAGCACGGCGTATGGACCGGTTCGTGCAATTTGCTGTTGCGGCAGCAGATCAGGCTTTATCTGACTCCGGTCTCGAGATGGAGCATGTGGACAGGGAGCGCGTTGGCGTGTATATCGGTTCCGGCATCGGCGGAATCCAGACCCTGATGGAACAAGGCAAACTCCTGTCTGAACGCGGGCCTGCAAGAGTCAGTCCAACACTGGTGCCCATGATGATATCCAATATGGCGGCGGCTATGGTGAGCATGAGATTTGGCTGTTGGGGACCTACTCTCTCGCCAGTGACAGCCTGTTCGATCGGCAACACCGCCATAGGTGAGGCTTTCCGGCTGATCCGTCACGGTGGAGCAGATGTGATTTTTGCTGGAGGGACGGAGGCAGCTGTCACCGAAGTATCACTGGCAAGCTTCGGCAATGCGACGGCGCTATCTACACGAAACGAAGCGTACGAAGGAGCGAGTCGACCATTTGATGCAGGCAGAGATGGTTTTGTCATGGCTGAGGGTGCCGGGGTCTTGGTTGTAGAGTCTTTGTCCCACGCCCTTGCGAGAGGTGCAAACATCCTTGCAGAGATCGTAGGTTATGGTGCCAGTTCAGACGCGTATCATATGGTAGCAACCCATCCCGAAGGACGTGGTGCATACTTGGCCATGAAAGCCGCTCTGGCGGATGCACAGCTTCAGCCGCAAGACATTGATGTCATTAATGCTCATGCTACCAGTACGGAAGCGGGTGATCTTTCCGAGACACGAGCAATCAAGCAGCTGTTTGGTGCGGAAGCCTATCATATTCCGGTAACAGCAAACAAATCGATGACCGGACATATGCTGGGGGCGGCTGGTGGTGCGGAAGCTATATCGCTCATTCAAAGCTTGCGTAGCGGCATCATTCCACCGACAATCAATCAAGAGCAGAGCGATCCGGAATGTGATCTCGATTATGTCCCCAATGTTGCAAGAGAAGCTGACCTGAAGATTGGCATGTCCAACTCATTTGGCTTCGGTGGTCATAATGCGGTCATTATTTTGCAGAAATATTCATCGTAA
- a CDS encoding helix-turn-helix transcriptional regulator yields the protein MNHDVRLQALSAFLKSQRSKISPESVGLPAGSRRRTPGLRREEVSQLAGVSTTWYTWLEQGRDIQVSHSVLDNIASALRLTADERKYLFSLGLDYHSELHILDEKPLQVHPSLQKILQELRNCPTIISDRRCHIVGWNDAARHVFMDFEQIPAEQRNMISLLFERKEFRRLAVNWEDFVSGFLAIFRAYYGQYVDDEWYNLFLDDMMDRYPDFQPLWKQSNVSSAPDVLIEFRHSRAGKMLFDLTSLQVQGNADLRCSIYTPATDTATERKLIRLMEPKVEHDSDKS from the coding sequence ATGAACCATGATGTCAGGCTGCAGGCACTGTCCGCTTTTCTGAAAAGCCAGCGTTCCAAAATCTCTCCGGAATCCGTCGGATTACCCGCGGGCTCCCGGCGAAGAACGCCTGGATTAAGAAGAGAAGAAGTATCCCAATTGGCAGGTGTGAGCACAACATGGTACACCTGGCTTGAACAGGGCCGAGATATTCAGGTATCTCATTCCGTATTGGATAACATCGCCTCAGCTCTCAGGCTGACAGCAGATGAACGGAAGTATTTGTTTTCCCTTGGCTTGGATTACCATTCGGAACTTCATATCCTGGATGAGAAGCCACTCCAAGTTCATCCCTCTTTGCAGAAAATATTGCAGGAACTTCGCAATTGTCCCACAATCATCTCAGACCGACGCTGTCACATTGTGGGCTGGAATGACGCAGCACGGCATGTGTTTATGGACTTTGAACAGATTCCGGCTGAACAGCGGAACATGATCAGCTTGTTGTTTGAACGAAAGGAATTTCGGAGGCTGGCCGTCAATTGGGAGGATTTTGTCAGCGGATTCCTGGCTATTTTCCGTGCTTATTACGGTCAATATGTCGATGATGAATGGTACAACTTGTTTTTGGATGACATGATGGACAGATATCCTGATTTTCAACCCCTCTGGAAACAAAGCAATGTTAGCAGCGCCCCGGATGTGTTGATTGAATTCAGACATTCCAGAGCTGGCAAAATGCTTTTTGATCTTACCTCACTCCAGGTTCAGGGAAATGCCGATTTGCGGTGCAGTATCTACACACCTGCAACAGACACGGCTACAGAGCGGAAACTGATTCGCCTCATGGAGCCAAAGGTAGAACACGACTCAGACAAAAGCTGA
- a CDS encoding MetQ/NlpA family ABC transporter substrate-binding protein, whose translation MKAKLMLMLLAVTLVAAGCGKKEETPAAEGNKESTQAGQEVTLKVATLIPPMTDVLDIVKPLLKEDGVNLEVVVLSDNVQPNTALANKEVDANFFQHVPYMNQYNEANNANLVAVQPIYNAIYGAYSKKYKSIEELPEGATVAIANDPSNIGRSLVMMEQNGLIKLKEGVGFNATQADITENTKNFKFKEVDLLMLARMLDDADLVAMTPAYASPLGLTPKKDALFTEKDDSHFAITLVAREDNKDSEAIQKLAKRMAGPEVKAFFEEKYADIAIPAFK comes from the coding sequence ATGAAAGCAAAACTAATGCTCATGCTGCTGGCAGTGACGCTCGTAGCAGCCGGATGCGGCAAAAAAGAAGAAACACCTGCGGCGGAAGGAAATAAGGAAAGTACTCAAGCCGGACAAGAAGTGACGTTGAAAGTAGCTACTTTGATTCCGCCAATGACAGATGTGCTGGATATTGTGAAACCATTGCTGAAAGAAGATGGCGTTAATCTGGAAGTTGTTGTACTTTCCGATAACGTTCAACCGAATACTGCACTGGCGAACAAGGAAGTAGACGCAAACTTCTTCCAGCACGTCCCTTACATGAATCAGTACAATGAAGCAAATAACGCTAATCTGGTGGCTGTGCAGCCGATCTACAATGCCATCTACGGAGCATATTCCAAGAAGTATAAATCCATTGAAGAATTGCCTGAAGGTGCAACGGTAGCGATTGCCAACGATCCGTCCAACATTGGACGCTCGCTGGTCATGATGGAACAGAACGGCCTGATCAAGCTGAAAGAAGGCGTCGGTTTTAATGCAACGCAAGCAGACATCACGGAGAACACGAAGAACTTCAAGTTCAAAGAAGTGGATCTGTTGATGCTGGCCCGCATGCTGGATGATGCGGATCTGGTTGCCATGACGCCAGCCTATGCGAGTCCGCTGGGGCTTACACCCAAGAAGGATGCGCTGTTCACTGAGAAGGATGATTCCCATTTTGCCATTACCTTGGTTGCGCGTGAAGATAACAAGGATTCGGAAGCCATTCAGAAGCTGGCGAAGCGTATGGCGGGTCCAGAAGTGAAAGCCTTCTTTGAAGAGAAGTATGCAGATATTGCGATCCCGGCTTTTAAATAA
- a CDS encoding methionine ABC transporter permease gives MMIPESVVKYQHEIWQAIGETFVMVGISITAAVLIGLPLGTLLYLFRKGQRYQNRPLFTILGSLVNIIRSFPFLLLVVFMIPFTRLIVGTSIGTLAATVPLSVIAIAYYARLVEQALLDVPKGVVEAASSMGASTIQLVVKFLYVEARSSLVLGLTTATISFISYSTVMGIVGGGGVGDFAIRYGYQRFETEIMVFTIIIMIILVQMIQFTGSRLSRWLDRRS, from the coding sequence ATGATGATACCTGAGTCCGTTGTGAAGTATCAGCATGAAATTTGGCAGGCCATCGGAGAGACGTTTGTCATGGTGGGGATCTCTATCACGGCAGCCGTGTTAATCGGGCTGCCTCTGGGCACACTGCTGTATTTGTTCAGAAAAGGGCAACGTTATCAGAATCGACCTCTGTTCACGATTCTGGGAAGTCTCGTCAACATCATTCGTTCCTTCCCGTTTCTGCTGCTAGTGGTATTTATGATTCCGTTCACACGTCTGATCGTTGGAACATCCATCGGGACGCTCGCAGCAACCGTGCCGCTCTCGGTCATCGCCATTGCGTATTACGCCAGACTGGTAGAACAGGCCTTGCTTGATGTCCCGAAGGGTGTGGTTGAAGCTGCTTCTTCCATGGGTGCATCGACCATACAGCTTGTGGTGAAATTCCTGTATGTGGAGGCCCGCTCAAGTCTTGTACTCGGCTTAACAACGGCAACCATCAGCTTTATCTCTTACTCTACGGTCATGGGTATTGTCGGTGGTGGCGGTGTTGGTGATTTTGCGATTCGTTACGGTTATCAGCGATTCGAGACGGAGATCATGGTATTTACGATTATCATTATGATTATCCTGGTACAGATGATCCAATTTACTGGCAGCAGACTGTCCCGCTGGCTCGATCGCAGATCCTGA